The following coding sequences lie in one Aquipuribacter hungaricus genomic window:
- the purQ gene encoding phosphoribosylformylglycinamidine synthase subunit PurQ produces the protein MRVGVVTFPGSLDDGDAARAVRLAGAEPVRLWHADPDLHGVDAVVLPGGFSYGDYLRCGAIARFAPVMTSVVEAAGRGTPVLGICNGFQVLCESHLLPGALVRNEAQRFVCRDQRLRVETTATPWTAGFEQGQEIVVPLKNGEGGYVADEDTLDRLEGEGRVVFRYVGPNPNGSRREIAGVSDASGRVVGLMPHPEHAVERGYGPGTDGLTVFTSLVAGALQGVLA, from the coding sequence GTGCGAGTCGGAGTCGTCACCTTCCCCGGATCACTCGACGACGGGGACGCCGCCCGCGCGGTCCGCCTCGCTGGTGCGGAGCCGGTGAGGCTCTGGCACGCCGACCCCGACCTGCACGGCGTCGACGCGGTCGTCCTGCCGGGCGGGTTCTCCTACGGCGACTACCTGCGCTGCGGCGCCATCGCCCGGTTCGCCCCGGTGATGACCTCGGTGGTCGAGGCCGCCGGGCGCGGCACCCCCGTGCTCGGGATCTGCAACGGCTTCCAGGTGCTGTGCGAGTCGCACCTGCTGCCGGGCGCCCTGGTGCGCAACGAGGCCCAGCGCTTCGTCTGCCGCGACCAGCGGCTGCGCGTGGAGACCACCGCGACGCCGTGGACCGCCGGGTTCGAGCAGGGGCAGGAGATCGTCGTGCCGCTGAAGAACGGCGAGGGCGGCTACGTCGCCGACGAGGACACCCTCGACCGGCTCGAGGGCGAGGGCCGCGTGGTGTTCCGCTACGTCGGGCCCAACCCCAACGGCTCCCGCCGCGAGATCGCCGGGGTGTCCGACGCCTCCGGCCGGGTCGTCGGCCTCATGCCGCACCCGGAGCACGCCGTCGAGCGCGGCTACGGCCCCGGCACCGACGGCCTCACCGTCTTCACCTCGCTCGTCGCCGGCGCCCTGCAGGGCGTGCTCGCGTGA
- the csrA gene encoding carbon storage regulator CsrA, with translation MLVLSRRTGESVVIGDDVVVTVLEVKGDGGVRLGIDAPRTVRVHRAEVYAAVKAANADASRAASAPSGAAVEQLLELASRRAARPDEQAPPAD, from the coding sequence ATGCTGGTCCTGAGCCGACGTACCGGGGAGAGCGTGGTCATCGGTGACGACGTCGTCGTCACGGTGCTCGAGGTCAAGGGGGACGGCGGCGTCCGGCTCGGCATCGACGCCCCGCGCACCGTCCGGGTGCACCGCGCCGAGGTCTACGCCGCGGTCAAGGCCGCCAACGCCGACGCCAGCCGCGCCGCCTCCGCCCCCTCGGGCGCGGCCGTGGAGCAGCTGCTCGAGCTGGCGTCCCGCAGGGCGGCTCGACCGGACGAGCAGGCACCGCCCGCCGACTAG
- a CDS encoding PilZ domain-containing protein: MSARTVGAAVTLPRLNTPVLVSVPGLGHDLPSRVEDLRGGYVLVSAVTPGRTARVADGELLTLAWAAPPRGLLAVSCVLEQQQGGAVPLWVLRPVGVLRRLQRRRFARADVSARVGLSGTGGPAGTPGTGTPGTPGPADQASPAGGWSASGVLADLGEGGARVLLDDGHRLPVGPGSSLVVDLRIAGEPLVTLATVVHVDPPGPGRQQVRLEFDLTERDADRVRRAVMQRQVEARTGEERS; encoded by the coding sequence GTGAGCGCCCGCACCGTCGGCGCGGCCGTCACGCTGCCCCGGCTCAACACCCCCGTCCTGGTCTCCGTCCCCGGCCTCGGGCACGACCTGCCCAGCCGCGTGGAAGACCTGCGCGGTGGCTACGTCCTCGTCTCCGCGGTCACCCCCGGCCGCACGGCCCGGGTCGCTGACGGCGAGCTGCTCACGCTGGCCTGGGCGGCGCCGCCGCGCGGCCTGCTGGCGGTCTCCTGCGTGCTCGAGCAGCAGCAGGGCGGGGCCGTGCCGCTGTGGGTGCTGCGCCCGGTCGGCGTGCTCCGCCGGCTCCAGCGCCGCCGCTTCGCCCGCGCCGACGTCTCCGCCCGGGTCGGGCTCTCCGGCACCGGCGGCCCCGCCGGCACACCAGGCACCGGCACACCAGGCACACCAGGCCCGGCTGACCAGGCCTCGCCGGCCGGCGGCTGGTCCGCGTCCGGCGTCCTCGCCGACCTCGGCGAGGGCGGCGCCCGCGTGCTGCTCGACGACGGGCACCGCCTGCCGGTGGGACCGGGGTCGTCGCTGGTGGTCGACCTGCGCATCGCCGGGGAGCCGCTGGTCACCCTGGCCACCGTCGTCCACGTCGACCCGCCCGGCCCCGGCCGCCAGCAGGTCCGGCTCGAGTTCGACCTGACGGAGCGCGACGCCGACCGCGTCCGCAGGGCCGTCATGCAGCGCCAGGTCGAGGCGCGCACCGGGGAGGAGAGGTCATGA